DNA from Onychomys torridus chromosome 1, mOncTor1.1, whole genome shotgun sequence:
GGCCTCCTCCTTCCCCTACCCCCTAAAGGCAACTATGTTGCCATGGGGTGCAAACAGAAAGCTACAAGGACGGAGGGAGCTGGAAACCAGCTTAGAGAACTTGTAGGGGAAGTGGAGTCCACAAGCAGGAAAGAGCTGCAATACCCTCCCAAGTCAGGGACAGGAGCAGTGGACAGGGGTCCCTTAGTAAGGGCCAGGCTAGAGGGTCCCTGACCTGCAGGGTGGAGGGCCAGTGGACAGAATGGCCTAAGAAAGCTAGTGGCCTCTTGAAGGAGGTGTGGCCAAGGGCTCCTGGGACAGGGAGTATGCAGGGCTGCTGGGCTGCAAATGTGGCTGGGCAgccaagaaagggagggaaggagaaaggagggggtCCTGGGAGGCTGGAAGGGAAAACAAGCCACTCCGGGTTGGGAGAGGGGCCTTAGACCTCTGACAGGAGGTCCAGCCCACCCCGCCCTTCCCCATCTCTGCTGCCCCCCGGATTGTTGGCTAGGCTGTGCCTGAATTGTTGAGGAGGGCTAGGGTCCTGCGTGGAATGGGGGATGGGAGTAGCCTCTTGATGTGcttgaaggagggaaagagacaaAGAGCTGGGCATAGAGGAAGGCAGTGTGGATGTTTGTACAGCTAGGCTGTGGGACACAGGGTGAGGACTGGACCATCAGGCCTTGGTGAGCCTTATGGGACGGATTGATCCAGTCGAGAAAAATGGGATTGGGGACAAAGGTAGTGCTAGACTACCTACAGCGAGGGGACAGAGTAGATTTGGGGGTGCAGGGTGTATAACAGTGCTTGGTGGGACCTTGCAACGTTGGGATGGGGAAGCAGGACAATAGGTGCCCTTTGTAGAATCCACCAGCCAAAAGTGCAGAAGTGCTGGGTGGCTCATGGCAAAGCGCTGTGCCCCTGTGGGTGGGGAAGCATGTGGGTGGGTGTAGGGTGCTTGCAGGTTGAAAAGCAGAGAGGTACATTGTACACCGAGTTGTGCGCGGGACTCTGCTGTGTACGGGTCTGGGTGGGAAAAACTGGTACAATGTACACGCAGGTTTTTTGCGGGTCCGGATGAAGGGCGGGGCTGTGCACTGTGCCAGGCGGAGAGACAGGGTGCACTGTGCCGGGGGCGGTGCACGGGCAGCTTGGGGTGcacgggtgggggtggggatttgcGGGACACCGAACGTGCGGGGCCCTGCGGTGCAGGGAGAGGGTAGCGCGGCCTCCGGAAGCGAGGGGGCGCTGTGCCAGCTCGGGCACGGTGCGGGGCGTCGCTCCTTCCGGCCTGGTAGGTGCGGCTGCCATGGCGCGGAATGTGCTGTGAGTAACGTGGTCGGCGGGCTGAGCGGGCAGCGCAGCCCAGATCGGGTGGGCGCGGGGCCCGGGCAGGAGGCGCCCGCACTCAGCCAGTTTCCCTCACGGGTCCACACGGCAGGCCCACCGCGGTGTAATGTACTGGCTGTCAATCACAGCTAACGGCGCGGGCCTCCTCTGGCAAATAGCCACGGCCGGTGCTCGCAGCACCCCTGGCCTAAGCCCCCAAAAGTTGCTGCATTCACAGATCTCCACGTGGCCAGCAGGGCTGGCCTCCCACAGTCTAAGCAGGAAACACGTGTTCAGTGAACACGTGACCCACTGGATGGGTGGCCCCGGGTTGAGCGTTAATgtgggttttggggggggggttctcatGGAGATGGGATTTGGGGAACCTTGCATACAGCTGGGGAGAGCGTTGCAGGAATTGCCTGGTGGGCACCCGTGTAATTTCTTTCAGACTGGCTAGGATGGACCAGGGTCCTCAGAACAAGACTGTCTGGTTCAGCTCTCATGCTCACGCCCAAGTTTTGCAGGGAGCTAGTGGGACCCGTGTGTGAATGGATGATGGGTGGAGGGGGGGCAGGGTGAGATCAGGGATGAGACCTGAGCTACCTAGGGCAAGTCACAGCTTAGTTACCAGGGGGGAGTCAGGTTCCCAGATTGTGAAGGGAGGAGAGCCAAGAGTTCCACTTGAAATACGCTCTTTGGGGTGCTTGTGAAAAATAGTAGGAAAGAAGTTAAGTTAGGGAAACCGTGAAAAGCCAGGCTTCAGAAAAGCAGCGGGGCTGGGAGCGCAGGGAGGGTCCTGGGACCAAGAGGAGGCTGCAGGGTTTCCTAGGGGAGTCACCAGGTTTGGGATGCACCTGGCAGTCTGTGGGGAGAGTTTGTGTGCAAGGGCAGAGTTAGGGAGAACAGAAATCTGCACATAGTGCACATGACTCCAGTGTGGTCTTAGGGGCTCTGCGCTCAGGTCCTGTTCCTGAAGATTCAGACTAGGGAATTTAGTGTGCAGTGTACCCCTGTTTCCACTGTTAAGGAAGGTCTTCCCAATTTTGTCCTTATGCTGTGCCTCAGTGGGGCCCCACTCATATCCCCCTTCAGAACCTGCCCTTCTTTCAGGGTCTTCTCACTGCCCCCTTGCTGCCTGTACCTGTAGGCACAGAGTTCAAGGTTCTCTCAGGGAGGCTCCACCATGGCATTGGCAGCAATCTCCAGGCAACTGGTCTGGCAACAGTGTATGGATTTGATCACTGGGttgactcttttttgtttgtttgttttgttgttttgttgttttgttttttcgagacagggtttccctgtgtagctttgcgcctttcctggaactcactcggtagcccaggctggcctcgaactcacagagatccgcctgcctctgcctcccgagtgctgggattacaggcgtgtgctaccaccgcccggtttGGGTTGACTCTTGAGCCGTTGAGTTTGGCAAACATTGGGCTATGGGTCCTGCCTCTGAGGCTCCCACCAGGCTACCTTCAGAGTCATCTGAAACCCAGGCAACTGCTACTCTGTCCTGAAACCCCCCTGTGTTCTCAGCCTGGTCCTTCCAGTGTGGTTCTTTCTTGAGTTTGAGAGCCAGTATGTACTTCTCCAAAGCTGAATCAGCATGGAGTTCAGTCTTTCACAGGCCTAGGTTTGACCCACATGTCACAACTCTGGTTATCAGTGTGACCCTAGGTGGTTCTGTGTACCCACCCTCCACCTGGGCATCCTGGACTTGAGTTTCTCCACTTCCATGTCTGTTCAGTGGGCTGGGAGGTGTACAAGGCCACCAGGCAGAGATTCTGCTTTGTCTGAAGGTCTGATAATGGTGAGAAACAATGACTACCCCAAGTCCTTAGCAGCTTCTGCCTGTTTGGGTAGTTTTAGGAGTCTAGTGAGGTATTGCCAGCTCAGAGCACTGTGTTAGAAACACTGTCTTCACCAGCTCCCAGCCCGTTCGTCTCCCTCTCAAGGGCTCTTCTGGGCTGGCGGGGAGAGTAAAGGAGTCCTTCGCCCTGGCTGTGGGAACACCTAGAAGTAGGGGTCGCTCTTACTCTCTTAAGTTTTTACAAGCTGAGATGACAGCCATTATTCTGACACCATGCCTCACCATCAGCCTCAGctcctggttttatttatttatttatttgtttgtttgtttgtttgttttaagctgcCCTTTTGCCCTTTCCTTAGGCAAGCTGTAGTGTCCATAGCCCTGGCACCCCAGAAGGGAGGCTAAAGACTGGGAAGTTTCCTGCCCCCCAAAACTGATCAGACCATgcattagggacaggccctgtGACCTCCATGTCCCTTGTACAGATCCTGTGTATAACTGCCCCTGGCCTGCCTTGACCCTACTGGTGTGAGTGGACACATGAGCCTGTAGCACTCTGTGCATGAGCATGTAACCATAATCCTGTAATCTCTTCTGAGCAGGTACCCCCTCTACCAGCTGGGTGGCCCCCAGCTCCGTGTATTCCTAGCCAACTTCTTCATCCAGCTGGTGCGGCCTGGTACTGCCCAGCCTGAAGATACTGTGCAGTTCAGGATCCCCATGGAGTAAGTGAGTCCCAGAGgaatttgggggctggggagcgGCCTCCAGGATGTGGGGCCCGTCCTGTTTTCTAGCTCAGCTCCCCAGGGCCAGGCTTTTCCTGTGGTGGAAAGACCTGGGGCCACTTTGCTTGCTCAGCGGATGGTGGAGGGGCCTGGTGTTTGCAGAGCTTCAGGCAGCCAGAGAGCAAGCATGCTCTTGGCTGGCTTCCTGGCTCGCCCTCCACCTGGGGAAAGCTTAACAGAAAGCCTGAGATTTGTTGAATTCTTGCCTCCATCCTTTTCCCAGGAACGGAGTCCCCGGAGGCTGGGTTGGAGCATGCTGAGATTCGCAGAGCTTCTGGATTGTTAGCCCTGAGTTCCTCATCTCCTTCTCAGTTCAGTGTGCCACTTTTTTAGGGTGGTGCAGTACAATATGAACTGTTGGTGCTGCTCTGAGTCCTAAAAGCCTCAGCTGGGGAAGAAGGATCAGGGGGCAGAGAGATATACCTATATAAGCTGGGGTAGGGTCTCTTCAGCCTTACAGACATGTGCAGGAGCTTATGGTGACCAGTTGTGCTGAAAGCCTATGTGGGCTTCATCCACCCTGTCCTAGAGGCCACTTTCCAGCAGAACTTGTAGACCACAGTAGCAAGTCTTTAGTCACAGATAGGAACCCAGCCTGGGGACAGGCCTGATAGTGTACATTTTACCAGGCCACCCAGCTGGCTCCTGGTGATGATCAAGGATCCAGGTACAGAGGAAAAAGTAAACCAGGCTGATGAAACCAAGCTGTCATTGCCCTAACTTATCCTGGTGTCTGGAGAGAGGACAGTACTGGCGCCTAGCCTCATCTGGCCACAGCTACTTCTGAATTGTTACCCTTAATCCCTGGGTAGGATATCTTTCTCTGTATCTCTTATCTAGGCTTAGCTCagacttgttttctttctgtctcctccaggATGACCAGGGTGGATCTCTAGAATTACCTGGAGCAAATTTATAACATTCCTGTGGCTGCAGTGCGCACGCGGGTACAGCATGGTGGGTACCTTTGTTGGTTTCTTGCCTACTGCATGGTGTCTCCATACTCCCcatgaggggaaactgaggcatgagggACTTGGTAGAAGTCTGCTCCCAGCCCCTTTCCTTATAGTCCGTTGAAGGTCCCCAACACTTTTAGCTGTGACCCTGAAATGTTGGTCTCCACAGTCTCCTCCTATAGTAGACCCTGATGTGGCCCTTCAGTGACAGGGCCAGTGCCCAGGGCTGGTTGGCAGTGCTACCTCCTGAGAAATGCCCTCCCTAGAGAAGCTCCATTTCACCAGAGAGAAAAGAGgtccttttattcttttaaactcttttgctgtcatttctgttttcaaagacTATTTTTACTTAAACATAGGAACTGGTTTcagtggcactaatgggaggtctGTCTGAGACCCCTCTTGGTGTACAATCTACCCTTTGAAACCCCGATCTCCAGATGATATCCTGTGCCTTGCTGGAAAATGGTTCCTAGACTGTGGGGGCTGATCAGggaccaggaactaaggcagGGTCTGCTGTCCCCTCACAGGCTCCAACAGGAGGAGAAACTACAAGAATGTAAGGATCAAGAAGCCAGACTACAAAGTGGCCTACGTGCAGCTGGTGAGTGAGAGCAGCCCTGTTTCTGCTCCTTGTCACAGCTGCGTCCTGGGGCTGTTTGTGCAAAGCACTCCACCTTTGTGAAGCCTAGACCTGGAGAcctgggaagggagaagaagCCCAGGTCCTAGTGCACCTCGGCCGGCCGAGCTCACTGAGTCCATTCGTTACGTTGTGTTAAAGGCTTGGCTTTGTGTTTGATGAAAACAAATCAGAAGGTGAATGTGGAAAGCCACAGCTCTGTGAGGTCCCGGCCTTGGGCAGATCCTGGGCCTAATGCACAGTTGATGTTCCCTGTAGGAGTCCGATGCAGTGAAGAGGTCAAGATGTCTGGGGCACAAGGGCCCTGCACATTCTGCTGTTAGTCAGTCTAatcatgacaggctccaaagccattTCACCTCATCCTTGCCTGGGGTCTTTATTCACTGAGATACAGACTTGCCTGGAAGTATGCATTTTCAAGCCCTCTTTTCTTTGCCTCTCTCCTAGACCCACGGTGGTCTTTGAGGCCAGATTTTAAACCACCACCCTTCGGTCTTAGTGTCCAAGTAGAATCCCCTTTGGCCCCTGGGAATCTTGCCTGGAAGAGTCCACTCGGCAGGGTCCATTAACTAGCCCCCCACTGCTTGAACCCCACAGGGGGGTTTCCTCCAATTTCTCCAGTTTCTGTGTAAACAGCCCTCCAGGGAGCACAGCTGCCACAGCTGGCCACTAGATGGCAGTCATGCTATTGAGAATGGGCtcctcctaccccaccccagGCTGGATGGTTGTTTGTTCAAAGACCCTGTGAGGAAGGCAGCTTTGCTGAAAAAAGATCCACAGTTGTTCTAAACAGGGTCTAATATTTGCTGTGCACAAAATCAGCCACGCAGGTGGGAAAAGAAGGCCTAGGCTGTCtgaaggcctgtgtgtgtgtgcatttgtgcactGGTGTTGAATCCACCCATCTGTCTTTGTCATGGCCTGTGGGGCCACATCCATATGCTGACATTTGCCACAAGTCACTTCAGAGACAGCTATGGTTACAAGTGGCTTTTGAGACATCTGAGCCCCTACATTTCCCCCCTCAGCCCCACCACACTCATGAAAGCTGGACGGTAGTTCTTAGATCTGGCGTCTGCAGCTGCCACCAGGCATGCCTCCTTCCTCTGTGAAATCATGATAAATGGGGACCCATCGTGTCCCCACTGGGCAAGGCTTCTCGATCAGAATTAAAATTTGTAATGCACCCCCTTCCCAGTTCCAGTCTAGAAATGGTTAGTGTTTGGGACTTCCCGGCTGTATCTGCAAAGACTTTCTTTGTCTTCTAGCGTgtcctttgggggtgggggcttctGGTAACTGTATTGTGAGGCTCAGGAAGGGGCAACCAGAGAGAGACAGTTCATTGTGAGTGTGGAAGGGGAAAGGCGGGTCCCACGTGGTGGGCGTCCACATTTTTCTTCTGACAACCTGATAAACATCTTTTTGGTCGGGTGGGGAGGGAGCCTTAGCAAGCTCTCAGTCCCCACATAACAAAAAGTGCATTGACCATGTTTACACAGAATGGTGTTTGACTGAGTGGTGCATACAGCCCCTGAGCCCTAGGTTCCAGGATAAATGCTATGGGCAGGCACAGTccagtccaacaatggcttttGGGGCCCTGGGATTACTGGAGTCAGGACTGGCTTCTCCACttttggccttttttcctttcctgccttgGGCCGCTCAAAACCGGCTCTCCCTCCTTGGAGGGCGGGtggctacatttttttaaaagtatgaagtCATTATCTCTAGAGATAGTCCTCAGAGCAGTCATAGGGGCGCCCGTAGATGGTGAAACGGGTCCCTTACTGGTTGTCTCTGTTCTTTCCCAATACCTACCCGCAGAGGCTGTCTTATCTCAGTCTCTGGACCTCAGGCTATCATTTTGAGTTTCAGCTGCCACCAAACACAGCTGTCAACTCTAGATGGGCCATCAGCTCTGCTTACAAGCTACTGcctccccttttttatttttcaaatagggTCTCATcttatagcccagtctggcctcggtCTCCTTGTGTAGCCAGGGGTGACCTTaaatttctgattctcttgccttgaCCTCCCAGTGCTGATTACAGCACCCGGCATGAACCACCCAAAGtttttgtggtactggagatcaaacccgGGGCCTCAGTCATGCTAGGCAGGAACTCTACCAAGTAAAATACATGCCCAGTCCCAAAGCAAATCTTTGGAGGCCAAGTGCACATCTCTGACCGAATTTACTGAGGTGCCCCAGATGCAGAACTCCCTGTTTGTCTCCATGTGAGACAAGAggggtctctctgcctctgggttGGCCCTTTTGTGGCCCTTTCCTCTTACACCTCTTATCTTGGAGATGTTGGCAGGCTGCAAGTGAGCCTCCCAGCCCTGTATCTGCTTAGAGCCTTGCAGAGCTGGCTCATTCCCCTCCCAAGGCCTTCACTGGTGCTGGCCCACGTTCTTGGGGCCCCAGGCTGGGACGTGGCCATGCTGACACACTCTGAACTTCTAGTGAAAGACGTAAAAGCAGTTAATTTGCAAAGCCAGACTTGATTTATAGACTGCTGCGTATGTAGGTTTCTCTGTACGTTTTATTTGCCAAGTTCGGAGCCTGGAGGAGGGCGGCCTTTAATGTGGCTGAAGGCCTTTAGATATTTTGGATGGAAAAAGTTTTAGCATGGCACCAGACGTCATTTGTGTCCTGTTTTTCTGCTCCTAGTTCCTGCCCCCAGTTCCACGGGCTGCCGCCTGGTGAATGGGCCTTTGCTGGACTGCTTTTAATGAGCCTCGGACTGGTGCAGACCCCTGTAAAGAGATAATGTCCATGAAAAGGGCCATTGTCCGGGAATAGCCTGCCGCTGATAGATAAAGGTCGGAGGGCTGGCCTGCAAGGTGTTTGTTTTCCCAGCAGGAACCCTGCCTAGAGACACTGGTGGCTCATCATCCTGTTTgtcatccagggtccaggactgCTAGCCTCTAGGCATTAAATTCCTCTGAGTGATGGGAAGGTCAGCCTCAGTCTCTCAACTAAGCCCCCTGTTTTTCTCTCCAGGCCCATGGGCAGACATTCACCTTTCCAGATCTTTTTCCTGAGAAAGAGCCCAGTTTTGCAGAGGAAGAGGAGCCtcagcagcagaggcagagcaGCAACCGGTGCCCTGGTATCCCTTCTTGGTTTGGCCTGTGACCTGTGATAACAGGGGCTGGGCCACAGACCTAGTGAGCACAGTGGTTCTGACAAACCCAAATAAAAATCCTTTGTGGAAAAAGAGCTGGACACTTTGCTTTCTGTCATGGATGGCACCTCTGGGTCTCTGACACATGTGGTGCAGGAGGCCTGGCAGTGGGTAGAGCCTGAGGCAGGTCAGCATTCTGGGGGCATAGACAGCAGTATGGACATTCATAACTGATAGGACAGCTCAGGGGGCTCTGTGGGAGCAGAGGCCCACTGTCAGGCAAGTGTGTGAGCCCCAGGAAACAGTCCCACGTTGCAGTCCTcattggggggaggagggaatcGCCTGTCCAGGCAGGTTTTGGTGGGATACAATGGCAGGAAGGACCAGAGAGGGATGGTGAGCAGGAAGGATGTGGAAGGGCATAAGGGAGATCAGAGGCAGATCTGCAGGCTCCAGGGGCTGTGTCATTGAAAGGAGACAGCCAGGCCACCATGACCAGAGGCTATGGGTGGTGAGGCATGAAAGAGCAGAGTGGAGCCAGTATGAGTACAGGGACAGAGATTACAAGGCGCAGAGGACCAGCAGGATTGATTGCTAGATAAAGATACTTCCCTTTAAGCCtggaggcctgagtttgatccccagaacccaggtggaTAGACAAAGTAGGcgccacaaaattgtcctctgatttccacacatacGGGTAGCACACCTGCCCCCACATACCCATCATACCTACACAGGCAGTAATTTTCAAGattttttaaagagcaaagtCATGCACCTTTAGCTGTGTTGACTGGAATCTTGAGAGTGTGTGTCTATTGATTATTTTTCAGCATTGATGCCtgagtttgtgtgtttgtttgtttgggttttggtttttcaagacagggtttctctgtgtatccctggctgtcctggaacttgctttgtagaccaagctggtctcaaactcaatacccctgcttcccgagtactgagattaaaggagtgtgccactaagCCCCAGTTTATATTTGTAACTGTGTCTGTATATGATTGTGTCTAGGTGTCAGAGTGTTTGTCATGTCATTGACTAGTTGTATGGGTCTGTAAATgaagtgtctctgtctgtgttaATACACTGTGTCCGGTGTTAATACATCTGAGAGTACACTGTATCTCAGAGCATATGCGTCTGATCCTGTGACTGTGACTCTGTGTCAGTGTATGCATCTGAAACTGTTTcagtgtgtgtttgaatgtgacTGTGACTATGTGTCATTGTGGTCATTAgactatgtgtgtgagtgtgactaTATGTCTGTGActgtgtcagtgtgtgtctgtaactCTGTCAAACtgtcggtgtgtgtgtgtctgtgtgtcaaacTGTCGTGTGTGTCTGAATGTATCAGTGTGTATgtgactgcctctgtctctgggtgTGTCTCAGTGTGTATAtgtcttttaagtgtgtgtgatTGTGATTATGACTGTCTCAATGATTCTGATTGTGAGTGTGTCTTGGTGTGAAATTGAATTCTAAGGAGGAAGTTTGCTTAGAGATTTGGGGAGCAGTCGTGGTATCACCAGATGCTGGGGACAGCCCAGTCTCAACACTCATGTGCTCATGTGCCATCTTGCCCCTGTCTCTGGGCGCCTGTCTGCCTGGATTGGAATCTGTGCTCTGCAACGTGGCTCGGCTGTGGGCTGTGGGTTCTGAGCAGGGCTTGGGGCCCCCTGAGATGGAGTCGGTACTCAGCCCCACCCCTACTGGAGTGCAGAgctggggggatgggggtggagagcATGCTGGTGAAGCCTGAAGGCCAGCAAAAGCACCCTTCAAGTGTTGATTTAGAGGATGGGGAAGGTCAGGAAGTGGGCAGGAGAACTGTATTTTCCTTAGAGAAATAATTCATGGGGCCCCGGGCACGGAGGACCCTCACTGTTGGGGGAGGAGGAATCCCATCTTTCACGCTGCATGCACAAGGAACTGTTCACAATCTCCACAGGGGCACAGACAGCCCTGGGGGCCAAGGTCACTCTTCATCATGTCCTGCTGGCTGCCTCAGTCCCCCACCAGCTTtgccccagtctctctctctctctctctctctctctctctctctctctctctctctctctctctctctcacacacacacacacacacacacacacacacacacccacccaccaccaccaccaccaccaccaccacccacaggcCCAGGCTACAGCCCACTCTTCTAgccaggggaggaggcaggggccTCTAGTTGCTGGTGCTTGCTTCCCCCATGCCCAGGAGGCTCCTGGGTAGGGCAGCTGGGGTGCTCTGGGGTGCAGTAGTCACTCTAGTATAGAGCCAAGTCCCCTAGGGTATAGACAGCCTAGGTGGGCAAGTGACCAGGGACATGAAGACAGGGTCACCTCCTCCTTGTTGCCAGACCCTTTTGCCGTCTCTCCTCATGCTCATAAGCCTCCTAATTCTAGAGGAGCTGCATAAGGGCAGAGCCTCAAGGGAGGCC
Protein-coding regions in this window:
- the Mrpl23 gene encoding LOW QUALITY PROTEIN: 39S ribosomal protein L23, mitochondrial (The sequence of the model RefSeq protein was modified relative to this genomic sequence to represent the inferred CDS: substituted 1 base at 1 genomic stop codon), with amino-acid sequence MARNVLYPLYQLGGPQLRVFLANFFIQLVRPGTAQPEDTVQFRIPMEMTRVDLXNYLEQIYNIPVAAVRTRVQHGSNRRRNYKNVRIKKPDYKVAYVQLAHGQTFTFPDLFPEKEPSFAEEEEPQQQRQSSNRCPGIPSWFGL